The genomic interval ACCGCGACGGCTTGGTCCACCGTGCTGCCGCGTGGATGGACCACGGCCAAGCAGCAGGACATCAGGTACGGAATCCCACCTTGTTTGACCGGCATGTAGGAACCATTGAGCGCCCAGCCGAGATCGCCGCGAAATCCGACAGGCCCCTGTGAGGCAATGGGCAAGTCATCCAACGCGGTCACCATCGCACTGAGTCCGTCGCGATCCAACAGTTCCGACAGCACGACGCTCTCTTGCAGGTACCGTCGTGAAGACCAGCCGGATTTGATCGCCGCAGTGAGGAGCTCGACGGCCTTGTCAGATTGCTCTGCGTGCTGGAAACATTCGGCGGAACGAATGGCCAACGCGGCGGTGTAGGGCGTCTTGGCAAACAGTTCTTGATACCTTTCTGCCGCATCCGCGTACCGACCGTCCAGTCTCAGTTTCTCAGCGTCTTCGAATGCGCTGCGACGATCGTCGAGATAAGGATTGGTGAATGTTCTCTCGAAATCGCCTCGGGCATAGAAATTCGCACCGAGACTCAGGAACGCAGGGTTATTGTCCAGCAGAAAGCGGTACAGATAGGTTGCCCCGTTGATCGACGCGACGGGCAACTGATACTTTTTGATCGTCGGCTCTTTGATCTGATCGGTAAAGGATTTGATCCCCACCATCGTTGGGAAATCTGCCGAATATGCGATCACCCGCGTGTGCGATGCCAAGCCACGGCTATCGATCTGCGTCAACAAGGGCTTCAGGATCTTGTCTCGGAAGGGTTCATACTCGACCAGTAATCCCGAGGGCACATCCGACAAGACCACCACATTGCTGCTCGGAATATTTCGCAACTGCACATAGTGATTGGCGATCGTTCTGGAAACCTGGGACGAGCCGTTGACGACCACAATGATGTTTTCGGAGCTGATCCCGGCGACGGCGGAGTTGGCAATACTCAGCATACCGACGACAAGCAGGGGGATCAGTCCGCGAATGACAGAGTGCATGGATATTACTCGCAAGTGAAATTGAAAATCAGTATCGCAACGCTTGCGACCCACGACCCGCTTTCGCGTTGACAAGAATTTACCTCGCGGCGGCGAATGCATCCTGCAGTCGGCGACAGACCGGCCCAGCAGTTCCGTCGGCTATCATGGCACCATTGATCGAATTGGCAAACCACAAACCGGTATCCGTCCCCATCAACAGGACTTCATCGGCCAGTGAAAGCATCTCGGGTGTGATCACACCTTTCTCCCAGGTTATCGCAAGCCGTGCCGCGATTCGCTCAATGAATGCTTGTGTGACACCACCCAGGATTTGCGAGTCAACAGGCGAAAGAATGCTGCCTTCGCGGACGACCGCCACGTTGCAGACGCTGGTTTCCGTCACAGACCCGTCAGCGTCGAGCAGCAAACCGATGGCATTCACATCGCTGGCCTTGGCAAATTGGTCTGCCAAGTAATAGTGTAACCGACAGCGAACCTTGATTTGACGAGACCAAGATTCGGGGGGCGGCTGAACAACGGGAGTGATCACAACCGGCTGACCAAGAGAATGATGCAGATGGATTCGATCGTGGTCGAGCGATTGAAGATGAACCGCCAGAGTGGAACGATTCTCAGATGCGACTCCGGGAGTGGCAAACATCGTTAAACCCACGTCTCCTTGCCGCGATACCCAATCGGAGTTTCGCTGCAAGAGCTCCGCAAAGAGTGACTTCAGTGTTTCTTTGTCGGGCAAATCGCCCAGCAAGAGTGCGGCACTGGTCTGCTGCCAGCGATCCAGGTGTGCGTCGACTTCAAAGAGTCGTCCGTCATAGGTCCTCATTCGCTCCACTGCGATGACGGCTTGGCGAAACCCGATGTCATCGGCTGAGATCGTCAACTCATCCGGTCGGACCCACGCACCACTCAGGAATGCCCACTCTGGCTTGCCAGTGGGCACTGCGTCACTGACTGGAATGGGTGGCATTTGCAAATTCGCTCAACTGATTGATCAATCGTGACATATCACGGCCGGCGTAACATTGCTTTTCGTAGTAATCGAGTTCAGCGTGACGCAGGCCAATGGTTTGGCTGCAGTTGCGAGCATACACGGGCAACGTTGAACCATCGTACCGGGGTGCAAATGAACGTGGACCGCTGTAACCCAGGGCCATCGTCGATCTGTCACGGTCGAGTTTCCAAAACTGTCTGAGTACCGCGTCTCGTCGATTGTACATCAAACCGAGTTCGTTGATGTTTTGACAGGCATTGCGATAGACCCCACATGCACTCATCGCCCGCGCGTCCATGGCCGGTGCGACAAAACCGACTTGAAAGTGTTCGCCGACCCGATGTTCGCCCGGCAGAGTACGTCCACTGATGTTCCCACCCGCCAACGCGTGCAACGCTCCTCCGATAATCCGGCATCCAAAGCTATAGCCGATCAAGCCTATTGGCTGACCAACGTCGGTCTGGTTGGCCAGGAACCATGCCAAGTACAACGCTTGCGCGTCGGTCCGCTTCGCTTTCTCTCGTGCGTCTTCCAGCAGAATGCCGTCTTTCTCGCTCGGCCAGCTCCAAATCAGCCAATCGATCGGCTGTTGATTTCGAAACTGTCGGACACTGTTGTGAACCGACATCGCACGCGACAGCAGGTCCTCGCTTTCCATCCGATTTCCGTGCACATAGATGATCAGCGGTCGATACGGGCGTGCACGAAAATCTTCCCACTCCACTCGATAGCTCCGTCCGCATTCCATGCGACGGAGGTCCAAGCTAGGACTTTCCAAGTCTGCCGAACAAGCGTTGTACGAAAGATGACGAGTGTTCAACAGCCAATGTTGATCCGCCACGCACACTGCATCGTCTGCAAATGAGCGCGTCGAACAGACCAACAGGACTGTTGTAGCGATAAGGAAAGTCAGGCGGGTCATGATGGCGAGATGTCCAAGAAATGAGCGCGGTGTGTTGCGTGGGGACAACGAATTGTTGCTGAAAAAAAACGATGTTGCGTTTGCACATCACTCTCCACGTTCTACTTTTGAGCGGTCTCCTGTTTGAGGCCATCGAATGTACTCACTGTACCTATCACGGAAAGTTCGATGAAGAATCGCATTTTGACAATTGTGGCAGCTAGCACGCTGCTTTGCCTGACCACCGGTTGCGGCACCGTTCGCAATTTCCTGTTTGGCCGCGGTGCCGGGTGCGGCCTGTGCCGTAGCAACGCATCGATCCTGCCTCAGCCTGCATCGGTCCCCGTCGCTCCGCCCGCCTGTGGCTTGACTCAACCCGAACCCACCTGCGGCTACCCCGCACAAAACACTTGCGGGTGCCAGACACCTGCGACTTGTGGAACCTGCTCTCCATCATCCAACTCCTACGGTCCCGTGTCATCGGGCTACGCCCCTGATCCGTACAGCGGAATCATCGGCAGCTCGGTCGATGGCGGTTACATCCAGGGCGAAGTCATCAACGGTGCACCGACCTACGGTGGAACCGAAGGTTGGTACGAGCGCCCCGGCACGTCGACTCAGCAGTCCTATAAAGTCGATCGCGACGGAGCACGAATCGTGAGCGAAGATCCATTGCCCCCCGGTGCGATCGCACCGGGAATCTAATGGTCTGGGACAGCTAGAAGTTAGGGTTGAACGTAGTGGATCTTGCCAAAGATCCCACCGCTACAGGATCTTTAACAAGATCCACTACCCTAAAAATAAGTTGTCCCAGACCACTATTGGTTGAGCGATCGAAACACCAAAAAACCGACGATATCAAAACGAAGCTCGCCGACGCTCTGCTGAGGCGAATTAGAATAAATGGGATGAAACCCGCACAGTGAGTAGCGATCGGGCGTGAGCCGACATTCTCGGCTCACGCTTCGATCGTTTCTTCGCTCAGTCTGATACTCAGCGATACTTGGCCATGAAATCTGCAAACACATTCTCACGACGAACGTTGCTCGGTGCCGCCACCGCACTGGCTTGCCACTCGTCGATGCGTTGTCTGGCTCAAGACAGTCAGGCAGAAACCACGGCGCCATCGAGATTGACTTACGAGTCGCCCAAAGCCAGTCGGTGGAAGATCGGATTGATTTTGGACACGCCCGTAACCTGCGTGAACGTACAAGCCACTTTTCCTGTTCCGGTGAACTGGCCCGAGCAAGAGGTCACGGTTCGCTCGCAAAACATCGATCCGCGGGTTTCCAAGTGGGCCGTACGCAGCATCGCGGGCGGTGCCAAGCAAGTCGTCCTGCAGATCCCCCAAGTCGTTGCCGGAACAACCGCGGAAGTCACTTTTGAGTTGGATATCGAACGATCGCGAATCATGCCCCCGGCGAAGACCGACGACTTGGTCATCCCCAAAAAGCTCGACCGCGATCTGATGATGTTCATGGGAAAGAGCCCGCAAATCGATTTGACCGCACGCGGCATCCTGGCGGCATCCAAGGAAGTCGCAGAAAAGGAAGCTCAATCCGATTGGGAGCGTGTCGAACTAATCTATGACTACGTGCGTGAGAAAGTTCAGTACGTCGAAGGTGACTTGAAGAACGCGTCAGATGCACTGAAGGACGGGACCGGCGACTGCGAAGAAATGACCAGTTTGTTTGTCGCGATGTGTCGCAATGCAAAGGTACCGGCTCGAATGGTCTGGATCCCCGGACATTGTTACCCAGAGTTTTACCTGGAAGACCCCGAGGGCAACGGACACTGGTTCCCTTGCCAAGCCGCCGGCACCAGACAGTTCGGTCGCATGGACGAGTATCGACCCGTATTGCAAAAGGGTGACCGTTTCAAGGTTCCCGAGAAACGCGAAACGGTTCGCTATGTCGCGGAGTTCTTTAAGTGCGACCGCCGCGGCAGCGGAACACCCCGACCAAACTTTGTACGTGAACAACTCGACGTGTAGTTGACCCTCTCAGCCTTGCACCCACTGGCCGTCAACACGACGCCAAGTTTTTCCGGTCGGTGTTTTGTCTTGCAGGATCGCCGGCAAGCGTGAGGGGCGGACGTTGTCGTAGCTGGTCAGCTTACCGAAACGCAGCAGGCTGCCGGGAACGCCCACAGCGGTGAAACCGGGATGACCGGTGGCCGGGTAGGGACCGCCGTGATTCATTGCGGCGCTAACCGCGACGCCGGTGGGCATCTTGTCGTTGAGCATTCGCCCGACTTTGGGAATCAACTCAAAGGCCACGCGATCGTAGGCGGCATCGTCACTGCCGTCGGTTTCACTGCCCTCGGTTTCACTGTAGATGCAACCGGTCAAGTTGCCTTCCATCCGCGAGATCACTTCGCAGAGTTCGTCCACGTCCTTGGCGACGACCATCAACGACGCGTTCCCGAACGCTTCCGTTTGAAATCCGTCTGGATCGCTCAGGAACGCTTGCCCCGTCGTCCGCATCAGCGTGTTGGCAAGCGCACAACGATTGGGTTCACTTTCACCGCCACCGACCAACAATTCAGCGCCCAGACCGACCAGCGTGGAGATGCTGGCGGAAAGGCTGGACGCGACGGCGGGTGACAGCAGTGTGCCCGATGGCGTCGACGAGTACTTTTCCTTGACCGCGGAAATGAAGTTTTCTGTTGCATCGCCCTCGACCATCAGCACAACACCTGGATTGGTGCAAAACTGACCCGCACCCATCAACGCGCTACCAACAAACTCACCGACGATCTCTTCGCCACGCGTCTTCAGAGCGCCAGGTAGCAGTACCACGGGGTTGACGCTGGAGAGTTCCAGATAGATCGGTTTGCCTGCCGAATCGGCGGCGGCTTTCAATTTCAGGCCGGCATTGCGGCTGCCCGTGTATCCTGTCGCTCCCACACGTGGATCGGAAACCAAACGCTCTCCGTCGGCGTGGCTGGTACGGTAAATCAATTGCACGGTCGCCAGAGGCAAGCTGGTTTGACGCAGCGCTTCCAACGCTTCCACGGCAAACAGTCTTGTCGTTTCGGGGTGCGAACTGTTGGCTTTTCCGATCACGGGGTTGCCAGCGGCGATCGCGGCGGCAAAGTCGCCACCGGAGACACTGCCAAAGGCAAAGGGAAAATTATTGGGACCGAACACACAGACGGGGCCGAGTGGTTCGTAGCACGAGCGAATGCCCGCTTGAGAATCGATCGTCGCCATCGCCCAGTCGCCCGATCTGGCGGCCGCGGCCGCGGCTCGAAGCTGTCCCGTGGTTCGTGGCAGCTCGCCATCGGCCAACCGTGGACTGGCGGGTAATCCGGTTTCGGCCACCGCAGCGGCGACCAATGCGTCCTTGGCGGCGGCGATTCGATCCGCGTAGACCTCCAGGAACTCCGCGATTTTTTCGGCGGGCAAACGACGTAACTCGGCGGCGGCGGCAACCGCTGCGTCCAACGCTGCATCACAGTCCGACCATTTGCTGACGGGGAACGCGGCGTTGAGCTTCTCGTTCTTGTTTGGATCGGTGGCTTGAAAGGTTTCGGTGGAATCAGCGTCGCGCCATTGGCCGGCGATCAATACGGGTTGAGTCATGGATATTTATGTGAGGTTGTGATGGAGAATGTTCAGGTTGGCTTGGGCGTTCCGACTGCGATGTGCGTTTCAACTCAGGCGTCGCCTTGAACGATCGTGTTGCTGAGGGTACCCACGTGGTCGATGGTGATATTGACGACATCACCGGCTTGCAAAGTAAACTCGCTCGTCGGAACGATTCCCGTTCCTGTCATCAGGAATGCGCCTCCTGGAAAGGAGTTGTCGCGGGCGAGCCACCCAACCAGATCATCAAACTTGCGAGCCATGGCGGCCGCTGAGGTCTGTTGATCAAAAACGACTTGATCGTCACGAACGATTTTCAAGTCAACGCCGATTTGATCGACCGGTGGCAAGCTCTCCATGAGCGTGATCCACGGCCCCAGTCCGGCGCATTGGTCGTAGCACTTGGCTTGTGGCAAGTAGAGCGGATTCTCGCCCTCGATGTCGCGAGAACTCATGTCGTTGCCGACGGTCAATCCCACGATTCGCATCTTAGGGTTCAAGACCAGCGTGATCTCTGGCTCGGGCACATTCCAAGTCGCATCATTGCGGATACGCAATGGTTGTCCGTGTCCGCTGACTCGGTGCGGTGTCGCTTTGAAAAACAACTCCGGCCTGTCTGCGTTGTAAACACGATCGTAACAAGATGCAGCGGCCTCGGATTCTTCCATCCGTGCCGTCTGGCTTTTCTTGTAGGTCACACCGGCCGCCCAAACTTCCTGATGGTCGATCGGAGGCAGCCAGCGGGTCTGGGCGTCGATTTCCACCGGAGAATCTGTTTCCAAAGAACGCACGCAGGCGATAGGATCATCCGTTGCCAGAATGTCCGCGAGCGTTTGCGTCGCGGTGCCCGCGAGTTTCAGTGGAATCAATTGGTTGACTTGGACGATCGCCACGCGAGGCGTGTCGGAACCGTCGATAAATTTTGTTACTT from Stieleria varia carries:
- a CDS encoding aldehyde dehydrogenase (NADP(+)), coding for MTQPVLIAGQWRDADSTETFQATDPNKNEKLNAAFPVSKWSDCDAALDAAVAAAAELRRLPAEKIAEFLEVYADRIAAAKDALVAAAVAETGLPASPRLADGELPRTTGQLRAAAAAARSGDWAMATIDSQAGIRSCYEPLGPVCVFGPNNFPFAFGSVSGGDFAAAIAAGNPVIGKANSSHPETTRLFAVEALEALRQTSLPLATVQLIYRTSHADGERLVSDPRVGATGYTGSRNAGLKLKAAADSAGKPIYLELSSVNPVVLLPGALKTRGEEIVGEFVGSALMGAGQFCTNPGVVLMVEGDATENFISAVKEKYSSTPSGTLLSPAVASSLSASISTLVGLGAELLVGGGESEPNRCALANTLMRTTGQAFLSDPDGFQTEAFGNASLMVVAKDVDELCEVISRMEGNLTGCIYSETEGSETDGSDDAAYDRVAFELIPKVGRMLNDKMPTGVAVSAAMNHGGPYPATGHPGFTAVGVPGSLLRFGKLTSYDNVRPSRLPAILQDKTPTGKTWRRVDGQWVQG
- a CDS encoding fumarylacetoacetate hydrolase family protein, with the protein product MKVTKFIDGSDTPRVAIVQVNQLIPLKLAGTATQTLADILATDDPIACVRSLETDSPVEIDAQTRWLPPIDHQEVWAAGVTYKKSQTARMEESEAAASCYDRVYNADRPELFFKATPHRVSGHGQPLRIRNDATWNVPEPEITLVLNPKMRIVGLTVGNDMSSRDIEGENPLYLPQAKCYDQCAGLGPWITLMESLPPVDQIGVDLKIVRDDQVVFDQQTSAAAMARKFDDLVGWLARDNSFPGGAFLMTGTGIVPTSEFTLQAGDVVNITIDHVGTLSNTIVQGDA
- a CDS encoding aminotransferase class IV gives rise to the protein MPPIPVSDAVPTGKPEWAFLSGAWVRPDELTISADDIGFRQAVIAVERMRTYDGRLFEVDAHLDRWQQTSAALLLGDLPDKETLKSLFAELLQRNSDWVSRQGDVGLTMFATPGVASENRSTLAVHLQSLDHDRIHLHHSLGQPVVITPVVQPPPESWSRQIKVRCRLHYYLADQFAKASDVNAIGLLLDADGSVTETSVCNVAVVREGSILSPVDSQILGGVTQAFIERIAARLAITWEKGVITPEMLSLADEVLLMGTDTGLWFANSINGAMIADGTAGPVCRRLQDAFAAAR
- a CDS encoding transglutaminase-like domain-containing protein, translated to MKSANTFSRRTLLGAATALACHSSMRCLAQDSQAETTAPSRLTYESPKASRWKIGLILDTPVTCVNVQATFPVPVNWPEQEVTVRSQNIDPRVSKWAVRSIAGGAKQVVLQIPQVVAGTTAEVTFELDIERSRIMPPAKTDDLVIPKKLDRDLMMFMGKSPQIDLTARGILAASKEVAEKEAQSDWERVELIYDYVREKVQYVEGDLKNASDALKDGTGDCEEMTSLFVAMCRNAKVPARMVWIPGHCYPEFYLEDPEGNGHWFPCQAAGTRQFGRMDEYRPVLQKGDRFKVPEKRETVRYVAEFFKCDRRGSGTPRPNFVREQLDV